A single window of Blochmannia endosymbiont of Camponotus nipponensis DNA harbors:
- the greA gene encoding transcription elongation factor GreA, with the protein MQYIPMTLRGAEKLKEELDYLKNIRRPEIIKNISEARGHGDLKENAEYHAAREQQGFCEGRIQEIESKLFHAYIIDVTKLITDDRVVFGATVGIENLDTAYRHTYSIVGDDEANLKEHMISIHSPIARGLIGHKEGDIVHINTPKGEIRYKIIQVKYC; encoded by the coding sequence ATGCAGTATATACCTATGACTTTACGTGGAGCTGAAAAATTAAAAGAAGAACTAGATTATTTAAAAAATATTCGTCGTCCGGAAATTATAAAAAATATTTCTGAAGCGCGTGGGCACGGTGATTTAAAAGAAAACGCTGAATATCATGCTGCTCGTGAACAACAAGGATTTTGTGAGGGTCGTATTCAAGAAATAGAATCTAAACTTTTTCATGCATATATTATAGATGTTACTAAGTTAATTACTGATGATAGAGTAGTGTTTGGTGCTACGGTTGGTATTGAAAACTTGGATACAGCATATAGACATACATATAGTATTGTGGGGGATGATGAGGCCAATCTCAAGGAGCATATGATTTCTATTCATTCCCCTATTGCCAGGGGTTTGATTGGTCATAAAGAAGGGGATATTGTTCATATTAATACTCCAAAAGGGGAGATAAGATATAAAATTATTCAGGTTAAATATTGTTAA
- the obgE gene encoding GTPase ObgE — MKFVDMVNIMVVSGNGGNGCVSFQRTGRRTSFLKKPNGSNGGDGGDVWLLADPNMNTLHYFYSNRVFRAGHGQCGRGRGCTGKKGKDVIVKVPWGTRVSYQKTDKLLGDMGSHQKCLKVATGGRHGLGNGHFKYSLRCRKELCNTHGAVGVTQHLLLESLLIANVGLLGLPNSGKSSFIRIVSSAKPKVADYPFTTLVPHLGVVQINSYDRFVIADIPGIIKGASNGAGLGIRFLKHLEHCQILLHFIDIAPVDNSDPLENIVTIKHELSNYNEHLICKPCWLVFNKIDLLEKYVAEKRIEYIISALKWKGRYYSISSKHNINVLFLCNSIMQFINHQTSNQEYISSYA; from the coding sequence ATGAAATTCGTCGATATGGTCAACATTATGGTTGTTTCTGGTAATGGAGGGAATGGTTGTGTTAGTTTTCAAAGAACAGGAAGGAGAACATCTTTTTTAAAAAAACCTAATGGTAGCAATGGAGGAGATGGTGGTGATGTTTGGTTATTAGCAGATCCTAATATGAATACTTTACATTACTTTTATTCTAACCGTGTTTTTAGGGCTGGTCATGGTCAATGTGGTCGTGGTCGTGGTTGTACTGGTAAAAAAGGAAAAGATGTTATTGTGAAAGTTCCGTGGGGAACTAGAGTGAGTTATCAAAAAACAGATAAGTTATTGGGAGATATGGGTAGTCACCAAAAGTGTTTAAAGGTAGCTACAGGAGGAAGGCATGGTTTAGGTAATGGACATTTTAAGTATTCTTTACGTTGTCGTAAAGAACTTTGTAATACACATGGGGCTGTGGGAGTAACCCAACATTTGCTATTAGAATCTCTTCTTATAGCAAATGTTGGGTTACTTGGATTACCCAATTCTGGAAAATCTAGTTTTATTCGTATAGTATCATCAGCTAAACCAAAAGTAGCAGATTATCCATTTACTACATTGGTGCCGCATTTAGGTGTAGTACAGATTAATAGTTATGATAGGTTTGTTATTGCAGATATTCCTGGTATTATTAAAGGTGCCTCTAATGGAGCAGGATTAGGGATACGGTTTTTAAAACATCTAGAACATTGTCAAATTTTGCTACATTTTATTGATATTGCTCCTGTAGATAACTCTGATCCATTAGAAAATATTGTGACTATTAAACACGAGTTAAGTAACTATAATGAACATTTGATTTGTAAACCTTGTTGGTTAGTTTTTAATAAAATAGATTTACTAGAGAAATATGTAGCTGAAAAAAGGATTGAATATATTATTAGTGCCTTAAAATGGAAAGGGCGATATTATTCTATATCTTCTAAACACAACATTAATGTATTGTTCTTATGTAATAGTATCATGCAGTTTATTAATCATCAGACTAGCAATCAAGAATATATTTCTTCATATGCGTAA
- the rpmA gene encoding 50S ribosomal protein L27 translates to MAHKKAGGSTRNGRDSHSKRLGVKRFGGEFVSSGSIIVRQRGNTFHPGKDVGCGRDYTLFALKSGKVLFEKKGAWRRRFISIVSDE, encoded by the coding sequence ATGGCACATAAAAAAGCCGGTGGCTCTACTCGTAATGGTCGGGATTCACATAGTAAACGTTTAGGAGTGAAACGTTTTGGAGGTGAGTTTGTATCTTCAGGTTCTATTATTGTGCGTCAACGTGGCAATACGTTTCATCCAGGAAAGGATGTAGGCTGTGGAAGAGATTATACTCTTTTTGCTTTAAAATCTGGAAAAGTTTTATTTGAAAAAAAGGGAGCATGGCGTCGTAGGTTTATTAGTATTGTTTCTGACGAATAA
- the rplU gene encoding 50S ribosomal protein L21, whose protein sequence is MYAVFQIGSKQYRVNEGQVIHVERLDIDVGDQVMFSQILLIKDEEYLLIGDPFIKKGQIIAKITAQSLDRKIEIIKFRRRKHFRKFQGHRQCFTTIQIISINGYNLNN, encoded by the coding sequence ATGTATGCAGTTTTTCAAATTGGTAGTAAACAGTATCGTGTTAATGAAGGTCAGGTAATTCATGTAGAAAGGCTTGATATTGACGTTGGTGATCAAGTTATGTTTAGTCAAATATTACTTATTAAAGATGAAGAATACCTGCTTATAGGGGATCCTTTTATAAAAAAAGGGCAAATTATAGCAAAAATTACCGCTCAAAGTTTGGATCGAAAAATAGAGATTATTAAATTTAGACGTCGTAAACATTTTCGTAAATTTCAAGGACATCGTCAATGTTTTACAACTATACAAATAATAAGTATAAATGGTTACAATCTGAATAATTAA
- the ispB gene encoding octaprenyl diphosphate synthase has protein sequence MNINQISELTKQDMADVNSEIRTRLTSDITLINKLVQYIVNSGGKRIRPMITLLIARALHYKKVQHVTIATLIEFIHTATLLHDDVVDKSHMRRGKITTNMIFGNTASILVGDFIYTRAFQMMTELESLRILSLMADAVNIIAEGEMLQLTNRNNPSITIDNYMKIIYSKTARLFEVASQSSAILADANAYQEKALRNYGRYVGIAFQLIDDLLDYNASETIFGKNIGNDLNEGKPTLPLLHAIHHSTPKQALLIRQAIKQGNNRHSLNIILDTMNQHGSLEYTRQRAETEINKAISCLKILPPSPYRQALASLATYVIQRIH, from the coding sequence ATGAATATTAACCAAATCTCTGAACTAACTAAACAAGATATGGCGGATGTAAATTCAGAAATCCGCACACGATTAACATCTGACATTACTTTAATTAATAAACTTGTTCAATATATTGTTAATAGCGGCGGAAAACGAATTCGACCAATGATTACGTTATTAATTGCGAGAGCATTACACTATAAAAAAGTACAACATGTTACCATCGCCACGTTAATAGAATTTATTCATACTGCTACTTTATTACATGATGATGTAGTGGATAAATCACATATGAGGCGCGGTAAAATAACTACTAATATGATCTTTGGTAATACTGCTAGTATATTAGTAGGAGATTTTATATATACACGAGCCTTTCAAATGATGACTGAATTAGAATCCTTACGAATATTGTCTTTAATGGCAGATGCTGTTAATATCATAGCAGAAGGAGAAATGTTACAATTAACAAATCGCAATAATCCATCTATTACTATAGATAATTACATGAAAATTATTTACAGCAAAACTGCTCGTTTATTTGAAGTAGCTTCTCAATCATCCGCTATTCTAGCCGATGCCAATGCTTATCAAGAAAAAGCATTACGTAATTATGGACGATACGTAGGAATTGCTTTTCAATTAATTGATGATTTATTAGACTATAATGCATCAGAAACAATATTTGGAAAAAATATTGGAAATGATTTAAATGAAGGAAAACCCACTCTCCCTTTACTACATGCTATTCATCATAGTACTCCAAAACAGGCATTACTTATACGTCAAGCCATAAAACAAGGTAACAATCGCCATTCGTTAAATATCATTCTAGATACAATGAATCAACATGGATCATTAGAATATACTCGACAACGCGCTGAAACAGAAATTAACAAAGCTATTTCTTGTCTTAAAATTTTACCTCCTTCTCCTTATAGACAAGCATTGGCAAGTTTAGCTACTTATGTAATTCAAAGAATCCATTAG
- the ppa gene encoding inorganic diphosphatase, translating into MSFHQIPAGKNIPEDIYVIIEIPAHSDPIKYEINKKTGIVFVDRFLLTPMFYPCNYGYINNTLSLDGDPVDILVPTPYPLRSGCVIRCRPIGILNMIDESGEDAKIIAVPHDKISEQYSLIKDINDIPDLLRKQINHFFKNYKDLDSGKWVKIKSWGNINAAKTEILNSFERFKNNI; encoded by the coding sequence ATGTCCTTTCACCAAATTCCGGCAGGAAAAAATATTCCAGAAGACATATATGTTATTATTGAGATTCCAGCTCATTCTGATCCAATTAAATATGAAATTAACAAAAAAACAGGAATAGTATTCGTTGATCGTTTTTTATTAACACCTATGTTTTACCCTTGTAATTATGGCTATATTAATAATACCCTATCCTTAGACGGAGATCCAGTAGATATTTTAGTACCTACTCCATATCCTTTACGATCAGGTTGTGTAATACGTTGTCGACCTATCGGTATACTCAATATGATAGACGAATCTGGAGAAGATGCTAAAATCATTGCAGTTCCTCATGATAAAATATCAGAACAATATTCTTTAATAAAAGATATAAATGATATTCCAGATTTATTACGCAAACAAATCAATCATTTTTTTAAAAATTACAAAGATTTAGATTCTGGAAAATGGGTAAAAATAAAAAGTTGGGGCAACATTAATGCTGCTAAAACAGAAATTTTAAACTCTTTTGAACGTTTTAAAAACAACATATAA
- a CDS encoding translocation/assembly module TamB domain-containing protein, with product MMCGVFIFLLGTNVGTYLTLTGITYCIPGLKFDSVSGGWGDFNINNMVYNTSMGTIAVDKCNIFLNLKCIWNKQIYIDHLFLENVHIKINKTDMIHKEHKRYEKIKKDNIFSVPFPIILKNVTLHNTRIKVNNVIFELIKLDAGLIFQNNLLTVLPVNIKGAVVNITDINMSNVKTNAINIYRYSSNWNIKFLLRSLSNQLLTTLSYCNIPLNIIVEDIKGENCYIFDKYNHRYVVNYFFLQTYLCNQVANIKLNIKLPYGYFNITGNVIFQEYYPINIIANYILCDAINTSSSSDNIENRDVSQIKLVITGELYNELCLKCDFLGAIATVHVLLKTRIMQFGVPISISVVGRKIPLYFLGKNDALVEEFDFYLDGGVRNYCIQVTSKLSGATFSSARIVMDVQGDVNGCIISKLRATVLDGYIEMKGVVNWNDMISWNSVFVLNKINIFQKWLKYPIKLSGNITNQGRLCSNIWDVVVSNVNLHGSIENNRISCIGALYINSIGKWKIPALSIKWGSNMLEIKGDLKEEASVCNIMLVAPDLSTIVPELSGSVYGKFKLYGPFRCARLLLSMDVCSLCWRDKDLNIDKITVNSDVCCDVGQPSKFFFQADKIRYGMFSLRKLIVQGKGNIKQHFVRLITDGDMLSGEIKLCGHVDFVHKHWNSRIYKTSIITAIGTWKLMQDVVLTYQYLTRKMIVDSHFWEGIDCVIPVSNVLKINILNKVNDLLKNFNLVSLKILLPELISVNAVRIYCTNCYWTWGALLPRGTISLSGKRFYIKSSIKEAKTTVIKINNIKVKAVLTQKDVYCKWGMNIGDDDESSGTLRIDTTLSNTSKIEGNVQIKNILLVPFCNLLVCLKKPVSGLLNLNIHFYGYIHQLRIHGSARLQNFSINQPKTPFFFKNGVLFINFFGDHAVLNGIIDTDYGCRLYLDGDIINFNSISNIRVFFKIRGNQVNFCASPDIMVKMSPDIICTITSKKIHIQGNIEIPWAYIKAKEYSKNIISISSEEILLDDNFIPISDDSKNLFISVSSDINVRLGNDVHFNGFGLRMKLRGNLGIRYNNNHIALTGNVDIPSGHFQAYGQNLIIKKGQLLFSGAINQPYLDVEAVCDSSNIKNGSVIGIRVTGIFSQLKIETFSNSLSFSPQEVISYLFDRNNNVVTSNTDANLATSLLIGASIKSSEKLINKIGKVFGVQELTLNTQDFGIASWVALSGYIAPGLQIKYGVSIFDLLTIITARYCLCSQLYLEVTSGSNQAIDVLYKFAF from the coding sequence ATGATGTGTGGAGTTTTTATATTTTTATTAGGCACTAATGTAGGAACATATTTAACTCTCACAGGTATTACATATTGTATTCCTGGATTGAAATTTGATTCTGTTTCTGGCGGGTGGGGTGATTTCAATATAAATAATATGGTATACAATACATCAATGGGTACAATTGCCGTTGATAAATGTAATATTTTTTTAAATCTAAAATGTATATGGAATAAACAGATATATATTGATCATCTTTTTTTAGAAAATGTTCATATAAAAATAAATAAAACTGATATGATACATAAAGAACATAAAAGATATGAAAAAATAAAAAAAGATAATATTTTTTCTGTTCCCTTTCCTATAATATTAAAAAATGTGACATTGCATAATACTCGTATTAAAGTAAATAATGTTATATTTGAGTTAATAAAATTAGATGCTGGATTGATATTTCAAAATAATTTATTGACAGTGTTGCCTGTAAATATCAAAGGAGCGGTTGTAAATATTACTGATATAAATATGTCAAATGTTAAAACTAACGCGATAAATATATATAGGTATAGTAGTAATTGGAATATAAAGTTTTTATTAAGATCATTATCTAATCAATTATTAACAACATTGTCTTATTGCAATATTCCTTTAAATATCATTGTAGAGGATATAAAAGGAGAGAATTGTTATATTTTTGATAAATATAACCATCGTTATGTAGTTAATTATTTTTTTTTACAAACATATTTATGTAATCAGGTTGCAAATATTAAATTGAACATTAAATTACCATACGGTTATTTTAACATAACAGGTAATGTAATATTTCAAGAGTATTACCCAATAAACATCATAGCTAATTATATTTTATGTGATGCTATTAATACTAGCAGCAGTTCTGATAATATTGAGAATAGAGATGTAAGTCAGATAAAATTAGTTATTACGGGGGAGTTGTATAATGAGTTATGCCTTAAATGTGATTTTTTAGGTGCTATTGCTACAGTGCATGTATTATTAAAAACTAGGATAATGCAATTTGGTGTGCCTATAAGTATATCTGTGGTGGGCAGAAAAATACCACTTTATTTTTTGGGAAAGAATGATGCTTTGGTAGAAGAGTTTGATTTTTATTTAGATGGTGGAGTACGAAATTATTGTATTCAAGTAACTTCGAAATTAAGTGGTGCCACATTTTCATCAGCACGTATAGTTATGGATGTTCAAGGAGATGTTAATGGTTGTATTATTTCTAAATTGAGAGCAACCGTTTTGGATGGATATATTGAGATGAAAGGAGTGGTGAATTGGAACGATATGATTAGTTGGAATAGTGTATTTGTATTAAATAAAATCAATATTTTTCAAAAATGGTTGAAATATCCTATCAAATTATCAGGCAATATTACTAATCAGGGGCGTTTGTGTTCTAATATTTGGGATGTAGTGGTGTCCAACGTAAATCTCCATGGGAGTATAGAAAATAATCGTATCTCATGTATAGGCGCATTATATATCAATTCAATTGGGAAATGGAAAATTCCTGCATTATCAATCAAGTGGGGCTCTAACATGTTAGAAATAAAAGGAGACTTAAAGGAAGAAGCGTCTGTTTGTAATATAATGCTTGTAGCTCCAGATCTCAGTACAATTGTACCTGAATTAAGTGGAAGTGTATATGGAAAATTTAAATTATATGGTCCTTTTAGATGTGCTAGATTGTTATTGAGCATGGATGTATGTTCTTTATGTTGGAGAGATAAGGATCTTAATATCGATAAAATAACAGTGAATAGCGACGTTTGTTGTGATGTTGGTCAACCAAGCAAATTTTTTTTTCAAGCAGATAAGATAAGATACGGAATGTTTTCTTTACGTAAGTTAATTGTACAAGGAAAAGGTAATATTAAGCAACATTTTGTACGTTTAATAACTGATGGTGATATGTTGTCTGGAGAAATAAAATTGTGTGGTCATGTAGATTTTGTTCATAAACATTGGAATAGTAGAATTTATAAAACAAGTATTATTACTGCAATAGGAACGTGGAAATTAATGCAGGATGTTGTTCTTACTTATCAATATTTAACTCGGAAAATGATTGTTGATTCGCATTTTTGGGAAGGTATTGATTGCGTAATTCCTGTGTCTAATGTTTTAAAAATTAACATATTAAATAAAGTGAATGATTTATTGAAAAATTTTAATTTAGTTTCTTTAAAAATTTTATTGCCAGAATTAATAAGTGTAAACGCTGTTCGTATATATTGTACCAATTGTTATTGGACATGGGGCGCTTTGTTACCTAGGGGTACAATTTCATTGTCAGGAAAACGATTTTATATAAAGTCTTCTATCAAAGAAGCAAAGACTACTGTGATTAAAATTAATAACATAAAGGTAAAGGCTGTATTAACTCAAAAGGATGTATATTGTAAGTGGGGTATGAATATTGGAGATGATGATGAAAGTTCTGGAACGTTAAGAATAGATACTACATTATCCAATACATCTAAAATAGAGGGTAATGTGCAGATTAAAAATATTTTGTTGGTTCCTTTTTGTAATTTATTGGTTTGCTTGAAAAAACCTGTAAGTGGATTATTAAATTTAAATATTCATTTTTATGGATATATACATCAATTACGCATTCATGGTTCAGCTCGGTTACAAAATTTTAGTATTAATCAACCTAAGACTCCATTTTTTTTTAAAAACGGAGTCTTATTCATAAATTTTTTTGGGGATCATGCTGTATTAAATGGAATAATAGATACAGATTATGGATGTAGGTTGTATTTAGATGGTGATATTATTAATTTTAATTCTATTAGTAATATACGTGTATTTTTTAAAATACGAGGCAATCAAGTTAATTTTTGTGCATCTCCCGATATAATGGTAAAAATGTCTCCTGATATTATTTGTACTATTACTTCAAAAAAAATTCATATACAAGGGAATATAGAAATTCCTTGGGCTTATATTAAGGCGAAGGAATATTCAAAAAATATAATAAGCATTTCTTCAGAGGAAATTTTGTTAGATGATAATTTCATACCTATTTCAGATGATTCTAAAAATTTGTTTATTTCTGTATCTTCCGATATCAATGTGCGTCTTGGTAATGATGTGCATTTCAATGGATTCGGTTTGCGTATGAAATTAAGGGGTAATTTAGGAATTCGATATAATAACAATCATATAGCATTAACGGGGAATGTTGATATACCTTCTGGTCATTTTCAAGCATATGGACAAAATTTAATAATAAAAAAGGGACAATTACTATTTTCTGGGGCAATAAATCAACCATATCTTGATGTTGAAGCAGTTTGTGATTCGTCTAATATTAAAAATGGGAGTGTAATTGGTATACGAGTTACTGGTATTTTTAGTCAACTCAAAATAGAAACTTTCTCTAATTCATTGTCTTTTTCTCCGCAGGAAGTAATTTCTTATTTATTCGATAGGAACAACAATGTAGTAACTTCTAATACAGATGCTAATCTAGCGACGTCTTTATTAATTGGAGCAAGTATTAAGAGTAGTGAAAAGTTGATTAATAAAATAGGAAAGGTATTTGGTGTGCAAGAGTTGACATTAAATACTCAAGATTTTGGTATTGCTTCGTGGGTTGCGTTAAGCGGATATATCGCTCCCGGTTTACAAATTAAATATGGAGTTAGTATTTTTGATTTATTGACAATAATAACTGCACGTTATTGCTTGTGTTCACAACTCTATTTAGAAGTTACATCTGGAAGCAATCAAGCAATTGATGTATTATATAAATTTGCTTTTTAA